A genomic window from Synechococcus sp. CBW1107 includes:
- a CDS encoding type II toxin-antitoxin system VapC family toxin: MIYLDTSVVVALLTPEERSAQALDWFAESRDFLISSDWLITETHSALGIKQRHHGLSSEVRQAAGEQFERLLQGGVELRSLDRDRFHQSVASRSRCTHLPSFDSWMQQAAAALGMMSALE, translated from the coding sequence ATGATCTATCTCGACACCAGCGTGGTGGTGGCTCTGCTGACCCCGGAAGAACGCAGTGCCCAAGCGCTCGACTGGTTTGCGGAATCCCGCGACTTCCTGATCAGCAGCGACTGGCTGATCACCGAGACCCACAGCGCCCTGGGGATCAAGCAGCGCCATCACGGCCTCAGTTCTGAAGTACGCCAGGCCGCTGGGGAGCAGTTCGAGCGCCTGCTGCAGGGCGGTGTGGAACTTCGCTCCCTCGATCGCGACCGCTTTCATCAGTCGGTGGCCTCGCGCAGCCGCTGCACCCATCTGCCCAGCTTCGATAGCTGGATGCAGCAGGCTGCAGCTGCCCTCGGGATGATGTCAGCACTGGAGTAA
- a CDS encoding AbrB/MazE/SpoVT family DNA-binding domain-containing protein: MTQSRPQDRSADAGQHFPQAIRRWGNSLAVRLPADCLRQAGLQEGDQIDIVVGADGRLSLEPLRKLDRSVLAADLRQLQATMPLTPSVIEECRGGERW; encoded by the coding sequence TTGACACAGTCCAGGCCTCAGGATCGCTCAGCTGATGCTGGCCAGCACTTCCCGCAGGCGATCCGCCGCTGGGGGAACAGCCTGGCGGTCAGGCTCCCGGCCGATTGCCTGCGTCAGGCCGGACTGCAGGAAGGCGATCAGATCGACATCGTCGTTGGAGCTGATGGCCGCCTGAGCCTGGAGCCTCTGCGCAAGCTGGATCGCTCTGTCCTGGCCGCTGATCTGCGCCAGCTTCAGGCCACCATGCCTCTCACCCCTTCGGTGATCGAGGAATGCCGCGGCGGTGAACGCTGGTGA